The following are encoded together in the Pleurocapsa sp. FMAR1 genome:
- a CDS encoding J domain-containing protein: protein MPTVRNYYEMLGVDKNAPSNEIKKAYRTLAIRYHPDRNLGNKAAEEKFKDINEAYEVLSDQTRRVQYDQSISRKNFANKGASFGNFGRNNRDNSRGSTRVDSQDYRPERTKRERVVSTRPQSRDIEAKLTLGLDEAYRGGKRKIRLEDGRSLEVEMPTGMIDGQRIRLKGQGIEGGNLYLKITVARHPFFEIQGGNIYCQIPITPTEAILGSAIEVPTIDGLVKVSVPNGVRSGQRLRLANKGYFDKLGNRGDQLVEIQIFTPKEISPEEKELYEKLRELEQFNPRQNIIKNL from the coding sequence ATGCCAACAGTGCGTAACTATTATGAAATGCTGGGCGTTGATAAAAATGCCCCTAGTAATGAGATTAAAAAAGCTTATCGCACACTAGCCATTAGATATCATCCCGATCGCAATTTGGGAAACAAAGCTGCTGAAGAAAAATTTAAAGACATTAACGAAGCATACGAGGTACTATCAGACCAAACTAGGCGGGTACAGTACGATCAGTCTATTAGCCGTAAAAACTTTGCTAATAAAGGGGCTTCTTTTGGTAATTTTGGACGCAATAATCGCGACAATTCCAGAGGAAGCACGAGAGTAGATAGTCAAGACTATCGCCCTGAAAGAACTAAGCGGGAAAGGGTAGTATCAACCCGTCCTCAGAGTCGAGATATTGAGGCAAAACTAACCTTGGGCTTAGATGAGGCATATCGGGGAGGCAAGCGAAAGATTCGCCTCGAAGACGGTAGATCTTTAGAAGTAGAAATGCCGACTGGCATGATTGACGGGCAGCGGATTCGCCTCAAGGGACAGGGCATTGAAGGGGGAAATCTTTATCTTAAAATTACCGTGGCACGCCATCCCTTCTTTGAGATCCAGGGAGGAAATATATATTGCCAGATTCCGATTACGCCTACAGAAGCAATTTTAGGTAGTGCGATTGAAGTTCCCACTATCGATGGCTTAGTTAAGGTTAGCGTACCTAACGGAGTGCGATCGGGTCAACGTCTGCGCTTGGCAAATAAAGGCTATTTTGATAAATTAGGTAATAGAGGCGATCAGCTAGTAGAAATTCAGATCTTTACTCCTAAAGAAATTAGCCCTGAAGAAAAAGAGCTATATGAAAAACTACGGGAATTAGAACAGTTTAATCCTCGCCAAAACATTATTAAAAATTTATAA
- a CDS encoding gluconeogenesis factor YvcK family protein, whose product MKNSSSPIKKNIRHRNRVFKWLAPGLFIKRWLLLSAGGFCLAVVGTAIWSKLTPIYRILSFVSRILEFLTTVIPSYISGPIVLIAGVFLIFWGQSRTVDSITDVLGVGKGKKLVDMLHDRRRLKRGPKIVVVGGGTGLSTLLRGLKEYSSNISAIVTVADDGGSSGRLRREIGVLPPGDIRNCIAALADEEELLTELFQYRFEAGDGLIGHSFGNLFLTAMSKITGDLEQAVIASSKVLAISGKVLPSTLSDVSLWAEMEDGRIIEGESNIPEAKGKIKTIGCMPANPPALPAAIKAIKEAEYIIIGPGSLYTSIIPNLLVPEIRNAIAKANVPRIYVCNIMTQPGETEGYSVADHIKEIDRVSKVKLFDAVLVHGKPPTTVSLQRYALENSHPVYLDRQEIIELNRRIVMANVMDEDPIRGHVRHNSIQLARVLLRWYSGKWQPKI is encoded by the coding sequence ATGAAAAACTCATCTTCTCCAATCAAGAAGAATATTCGCCACAGAAATCGAGTCTTTAAGTGGCTGGCACCTGGATTATTTATCAAACGCTGGCTGTTGTTGAGTGCTGGCGGTTTTTGTTTGGCGGTGGTTGGTACTGCTATTTGGAGTAAGCTAACGCCAATTTATCGCATATTATCCTTTGTTTCCCGAATTTTAGAATTTCTAACTACCGTTATTCCCAGCTATATTTCAGGGCCTATAGTCTTAATTGCGGGAGTTTTTCTGATATTTTGGGGACAATCCCGCACTGTTGACTCAATTACCGACGTTTTAGGAGTTGGTAAAGGTAAAAAGCTAGTGGATATGTTGCACGATCGCCGTCGTCTCAAGCGTGGTCCCAAAATTGTGGTGGTAGGTGGCGGGACTGGTTTGTCAACTTTGTTACGGGGTCTGAAAGAGTATAGTAGCAACATTTCAGCGATCGTCACAGTAGCCGACGATGGAGGCTCTTCAGGCAGATTGAGAAGAGAAATCGGCGTGCTGCCACCAGGAGACATTCGTAACTGCATAGCAGCATTAGCAGACGAGGAAGAATTACTCACCGAGCTATTCCAGTATCGTTTTGAAGCGGGAGATGGTCTTATTGGTCATAGTTTTGGTAATTTGTTTTTGACCGCCATGAGCAAAATTACGGGTGACTTAGAACAGGCTGTAATTGCTAGCTCTAAAGTGTTGGCAATTAGCGGTAAAGTTTTACCTTCTACCCTGAGTGACGTTAGTTTGTGGGCAGAAATGGAAGATGGCAGGATAATTGAAGGGGAATCTAATATCCCCGAAGCTAAGGGCAAAATTAAAACTATTGGCTGTATGCCAGCCAATCCTCCCGCTCTTCCCGCAGCGATTAAGGCAATTAAAGAAGCAGAATATATTATTATCGGACCAGGTAGCCTTTATACCAGTATTATTCCTAATCTTCTTGTTCCTGAAATTAGAAATGCGATCGCCAAAGCTAATGTTCCGCGTATATATGTGTGCAATATTATGACTCAACCAGGGGAAACTGAAGGTTATAGCGTTGCCGATCACATCAAGGAAATCGATCGCGTCAGCAAGGTTAAACTATTTGATGCTGTTTTGGTGCATGGCAAACCCCCGACCACAGTATCTTTACAACGCTATGCCCTAGAAAATTCACATCCAGTTTATCTAGATCGTCAAGAGATTATTGAACTCAACCGTCGTATAGTTATGGCAAACGTCATGGATGAAGATCCCATTCGCGGTCATGTGCGCCACAATTCTATTCAGTTAGCTAGAGTTTTATTGCGATGGTACAGTGGCAAGTGGCAACCCAAAATTTAA
- the ruvC gene encoding crossover junction endodeoxyribonuclease RuvC — protein sequence MTKIKILGLDPGIATLGFGTIVGQQSSKVTDSTLVKLDDFGIIKTQAKTPLGDRLCIIYDDLHTLVNEIQPDLVAIEKLFFYRMSHTITVAQARGVLMLVLGQAGLPYVEFTPPEIKQALTGYGNAAKIEVQEAVARELSLDFIPRPDDAADALAIAITAWFHQNVNS from the coding sequence GTGACAAAAATAAAAATATTAGGATTAGATCCAGGCATAGCTACATTGGGATTTGGCACAATTGTTGGTCAACAATCGAGCAAAGTGACAGATTCTACCCTAGTTAAGTTAGATGATTTTGGGATCATTAAAACTCAGGCAAAAACTCCTTTAGGCGATCGCCTTTGTATTATATATGATGATCTTCATACTTTAGTTAATGAGATCCAACCCGATTTAGTGGCGATTGAAAAATTATTTTTTTATCGGATGAGTCATACAATTACCGTAGCTCAAGCAAGAGGAGTATTAATGCTCGTCTTGGGTCAGGCTGGTCTTCCCTATGTTGAGTTTACCCCACCAGAAATCAAGCAGGCTCTAACAGGATACGGTAACGCTGCCAAAATAGAGGTTCAAGAAGCTGTTGCCAGAGAATTATCCCTCGACTTTATTCCCCGTCCTGACGATGCTGCTGACGCTTTGGCGATCGCTATAACCGCTTGGTTTCATCAAAATGTTAACAGTTAA
- the dnaK gene encoding molecular chaperone DnaK, whose translation MGKVVGIDLGTTNSVVAVMEGGKPTVIANAEGMRTTPSVVGFNKDGELVVGQLARRQSVLNPDNTFYGVKRFMGRQYSELQPELKRVPYTIKRDELGNIKIRCPKLKKEFAPEEVSAMILRKLAEEAERYLGEEITGAVITVPAYFNDSQRQATRDAGQIAGLEVLRIINEPTAAALAYGLDERRPQTIMVFDLGGGTFDVSILDIGEGVFEVRATSGDTQLGGNDFDRRIVDWLAEEFLKQEGVDLRKSDRQALQRLTEAAEKAKIELSGVSVTEINLPFITATEDGPKHIEIKLGRAKFEELCGDLVSRLRRPLKRAISDAGIGPMEIDEVVLVGGSTRIPMVQELVRSYIDLEPNQNVNPDEVVAIGAAIQSGIMTNEIKDILLLDVTPLSLGLETIGGVMKKLLPRNTTIPVRRSDIFSTGENNQTVVEIHALQGEREMATGNKSLGKFKLTGIPPAPRGVPQVQVSFDIDANGILQVTARDKTTGREQGITVSGASTLSSAEIKRMIDEADKFAEEDRARRERIEKRNRAKALTDQAQRKLKEVTLDFGSQFAGYYRRRIDVLCEDILKSLEQDDERNLDRAEADLQDTLYELNREVRLQYEDEEDDDFLGAIKKTFLGDDNKFDEDYSYDPRASDYYGGNDSYGYPSERGAARPNTGYDNYGGDYDTQPRRPAYNDSRDIGYDNESRRPNTGYDTYEDTGYGTQPSRPGYDDSYGSSDQYAPRKEPRRTSRGGRDNPPPQDRYNGRNATRSNMPYENDWDDEDDEWF comes from the coding sequence ATGGGAAAAGTAGTCGGCATAGATTTGGGAACAACCAATTCCGTAGTAGCGGTAATGGAGGGTGGTAAACCCACAGTAATTGCCAATGCAGAAGGAATGAGAACTACCCCCTCTGTAGTTGGCTTTAATAAAGATGGCGAATTGGTAGTAGGTCAACTTGCCAGACGGCAAAGTGTTCTCAATCCAGACAACACATTTTATGGTGTCAAAAGATTCATGGGTCGTCAGTATAGTGAACTGCAACCAGAATTAAAAAGAGTGCCGTACACTATCAAGCGAGACGAGTTAGGCAACATCAAAATTCGCTGTCCTAAGCTAAAAAAAGAATTTGCCCCTGAAGAAGTCTCCGCTATGATTCTACGAAAACTAGCAGAAGAAGCAGAACGTTATCTAGGAGAAGAAATTACTGGTGCAGTAATTACCGTACCTGCTTACTTTAATGACTCCCAACGCCAAGCAACTAGAGATGCTGGTCAGATTGCAGGGTTAGAAGTACTACGCATTATCAATGAACCGACTGCTGCTGCTTTAGCTTATGGCTTAGATGAACGTCGTCCCCAAACCATCATGGTATTTGACCTGGGGGGAGGAACATTTGATGTTTCTATTCTTGATATTGGTGAAGGCGTATTTGAAGTTAGAGCTACCAGCGGGGATACTCAACTAGGGGGAAATGACTTTGATCGCCGTATTGTAGACTGGTTAGCTGAAGAATTTCTCAAGCAGGAAGGAGTTGACCTCAGAAAAAGCGATCGCCAGGCTCTCCAAAGGCTTACAGAAGCAGCGGAAAAAGCCAAGATCGAACTATCTGGAGTATCGGTTACCGAAATCAACTTACCCTTTATCACCGCTACCGAAGATGGACCTAAGCACATTGAAATTAAGCTAGGTCGTGCCAAGTTTGAAGAACTGTGTGGAGACTTGGTTAGTCGTCTGCGTCGTCCTCTTAAGCGGGCAATTTCGGATGCGGGCATTGGTCCAATGGAAATTGATGAAGTGGTTCTAGTCGGTGGTTCAACTCGCATTCCCATGGTGCAGGAATTGGTTCGTAGCTACATCGATTTGGAACCCAATCAAAACGTTAACCCTGATGAAGTAGTGGCTATTGGTGCTGCCATCCAGTCGGGTATTATGACTAACGAAATCAAAGATATTCTCCTGCTAGACGTTACGCCCCTCTCCCTTGGCTTAGAAACTATTGGGGGCGTAATGAAAAAGCTGTTGCCCCGCAATACTACTATTCCTGTCCGCCGTTCAGATATTTTTTCCACAGGCGAAAACAATCAAACCGTAGTCGAAATTCATGCCCTCCAGGGAGAACGGGAAATGGCAACTGGTAACAAATCCCTGGGCAAATTTAAGCTGACGGGTATTCCTCCCGCCCCCAGAGGTGTACCTCAAGTTCAGGTGTCTTTCGATATTGATGCCAATGGTATTCTGCAAGTCACCGCGCGAGATAAAACCACTGGTAGAGAACAGGGAATTACGGTTTCTGGTGCTTCAACCTTAAGTAGTGCCGAGATCAAACGCATGATTGACGAGGCAGACAAATTTGCCGAGGAAGATCGCGCTAGAAGAGAGAGAATCGAAAAACGCAATCGCGCCAAAGCTTTAACAGATCAGGCACAAAGAAAACTAAAAGAAGTAACCCTTGATTTTGGTAGTCAATTTGCTGGCTACTATCGTCGTCGCATTGATGTTTTGTGTGAAGACATCTTGAAAAGCTTAGAACAAGATGATGAACGCAATTTAGATAGGGCAGAAGCCGACTTGCAAGACACTCTGTATGAGCTAAATCGTGAGGTTAGGCTGCAATATGAAGACGAGGAGGACGATGACTTTTTAGGCGCAATTAAGAAGACATTTTTGGGGGATGACAATAAATTTGATGAGGATTATTCCTACGATCCTCGCGCCTCTGATTACTACGGTGGCAACGATAGTTATGGCTATCCCTCAGAACGTGGTGCTGCTCGTCCCAACACAGGATACGATAATTATGGTGGAGATTATGATACGCAGCCCCGCCGTCCTGCCTATAACGATAGTCGAGATATAGGCTATGATAATGAGTCTCGTCGTCCCAACACAGGATACGATACTTATGAAGATACTGGCTATGGCACGCAGCCGAGTCGCCCTGGCTATGACGATTCCTACGGCAGTTCAGACCAATATGCACCTAGAAAAGAACCACGTAGAACTAGCCGTGGTGGTCGTGACAACCCACCGCCCCAAGACCGTTACAATGGTCGCAATGCTACCCGCAGCAATATGCCCTATGAAAATGACTGGGATGATGAGGACGATGAATGGTTTTAA
- the tsaE gene encoding tRNA (adenosine(37)-N6)-threonylcarbamoyltransferase complex ATPase subunit type 1 TsaE yields MLTIFLSSHQDTQNFGYLLGKHLPAGSNILLSGNLGAGKTTLVQGIGRGLSIVEPIVSPTFTLINEYLDGRLPLYHLDLYRLESSQVDSIYPEIYWSGIEVALGITAIEWSERLLIKPESYLQIELFTSASQGRQVNLQQYGIANQNLEFIQNFAQTAQLSDQ; encoded by the coding sequence ATGTTAACCATATTTTTATCAAGCCATCAAGATACTCAAAATTTTGGCTATCTCCTTGGTAAACATCTGCCAGCGGGGAGTAATATTCTGCTTTCTGGTAATTTAGGTGCAGGTAAAACCACTTTGGTTCAGGGAATTGGTCGAGGTTTAAGTATTGTTGAACCGATAGTTAGTCCGACATTTACTTTAATCAATGAATATTTAGATGGTCGTTTACCTTTATATCATTTAGATCTATATCGTTTAGAATCAAGTCAGGTTGATAGTATTTATCCTGAGATATATTGGTCAGGCATTGAGGTTGCGCTTGGTATTACGGCGATTGAATGGTCAGAACGTCTTTTAATTAAACCAGAAAGTTATCTGCAAATAGAGTTGTTTACTTCAGCATCTCAAGGAAGACAAGTTAACTTGCAGCAATATGGCATCGCTAATCAGAATTTAGAGTTTATCCAAAATTTTGCCCAGACTGCTCAACTTAGTGACCAGTAA
- a CDS encoding sterol desaturase family protein produces the protein MQSIACFIFAFIFGSFLEYWVHRLMHIWPVFGNRITAHYGHHRSNTTKGFLGDFLDFSLVALLVLPAFFISLSFGTIMVLGTIAFAAFASYAHQIQHYNPTQCFWMKMPVHYVHHQNNQWDSNFGLAVDWWDHVFRTYQPIEWLAKYELKLANSKHLRVR, from the coding sequence ATGCAGTCTATCGCGTGTTTTATATTTGCTTTCATTTTTGGTAGCTTTCTGGAATACTGGGTTCACCGTTTAATGCACATCTGGCCTGTATTTGGCAACAGAATTACCGCTCACTATGGTCATCATCGCAGCAATACAACCAAAGGGTTTTTGGGAGATTTTCTAGATTTTAGTCTGGTAGCCTTATTGGTATTACCAGCTTTTTTTATTTCTCTTTCGTTCGGAACTATTATGGTTTTAGGGACGATAGCTTTTGCAGCATTCGCTTCTTATGCTCATCAGATACAGCACTACAATCCTACTCAATGTTTTTGGATGAAAATGCCTGTCCACTACGTTCATCACCAGAACAATCAATGGGACAGTAACTTCGGGTTGGCTGTAGATTGGTGGGATCATGTTTTTAGAACTTATCAGCCTATAGAATGGCTTGCTAAATATGAATTAAAACTGGCAAATTCAAAACATTTAAGAGTGCGGTGA
- a CDS encoding EAL domain-containing protein produces MTKLINRKSSKTILIVDDTPNNLQLLFKYLKDIGYRLLVAQSGDKAIKTALLAHPDLILLDVMMPEIDGFATCRNLKTHPETKDIPIIFMTALAETKYKIHGFKSGAVDYITKPIEKEELLARIETHLSLQSLNQRLVRDVAQQKLLFEISDRIRQSLDLKSILKTATKEIRSFLDCDFVCLAHLDKKIVSLEAYSSATDIKIDPHTTIPWDYLCPNQEKYRDYLMGKIQAIENCGHFDANKTSFVFESQAKLISPILINCPKVIDRTVNNTNVLWGWLIAEQLECRQWQVEEIELLKRLTTQLAIGIKQGLLHQQLSLQAVIDPLTHIYNRRYFNQQMNIEWRRLRRGSAPMSLIICDVDCFKIYNDTYGHQQGDECLQKVAQALTTVLKRSADILARYGGEEFTVILPQTPKFGAIQVAEAMRVAVKKLNIPHLNSTVNSIVTISVGVASTVPNSQDAPRLLLEAADLALYKAKGRGRDCVAVYPEAISHSKDRQELELRWVQRLQSAIKNNLFSLYAQAITPLETNDQKRYFEILLRLTDEDGQIISPNVFLDIANRNFLMPDIDTWVINTLLETLAVNKDPTHWQNHRFAVNLSGASLNQESFLEFLSQRLADYHLPPDIFCFEITETVAIAELSKVANFITSLKKLGCSFALDDFGTGMSSLTYLKNLPVDYLKIDGSFIRELNNDNSSKVMVEAINHIAEGIGLKTVAEFVENQHILDTVRDLKIDYAQGFHLGRPGILMSVID; encoded by the coding sequence ATGACTAAATTAATAAATCGTAAATCATCCAAGACTATCTTGATTGTTGATGATACTCCAAACAATTTACAACTTTTATTTAAATATTTAAAAGATATTGGCTATAGACTATTGGTAGCTCAAAGTGGAGACAAGGCTATTAAAACTGCTTTACTTGCTCATCCTGACTTGATTTTATTAGACGTGATGATGCCTGAGATTGATGGTTTTGCTACCTGTCGCAATTTAAAAACTCACCCCGAAACTAAAGATATTCCTATTATCTTTATGACTGCCTTAGCAGAAACCAAGTATAAAATACATGGGTTTAAATCAGGTGCAGTAGATTACATAACTAAACCAATCGAGAAAGAAGAATTATTAGCAAGAATAGAAACTCATCTTTCTCTGCAAAGTCTGAATCAACGTTTAGTCAGAGATGTTGCCCAACAAAAATTATTGTTTGAAATTAGCGATCGCATTCGTCAATCTTTAGATTTAAAATCTATATTAAAAACTGCAACTAAAGAGATAAGATCTTTCTTAGATTGTGACTTTGTTTGCTTGGCTCATTTAGATAAAAAAATTGTTTCTTTAGAAGCCTATTCTTCGGCTACAGATATTAAGATCGATCCTCACACAACTATTCCCTGGGATTATCTATGTCCCAACCAAGAAAAATATCGGGATTATCTTATGGGTAAGATTCAAGCTATTGAAAATTGTGGTCATTTTGATGCCAACAAAACATCATTTGTCTTTGAATCTCAAGCCAAATTAATCTCACCTATTTTAATCAATTGTCCTAAGGTTATAGATCGTACTGTTAATAATACTAATGTTTTATGGGGCTGGTTAATTGCCGAACAGCTTGAATGCCGACAATGGCAAGTAGAAGAAATTGAACTGCTCAAAAGATTAACTACTCAGTTAGCTATTGGCATTAAACAAGGACTACTGCACCAGCAACTATCTCTACAGGCCGTTATCGATCCCCTCACCCATATTTACAATCGTCGCTATTTCAATCAACAAATGAATATAGAATGGCGGAGACTACGGCGTGGTTCTGCACCTATGTCACTGATTATATGCGATGTAGACTGTTTCAAAATTTATAACGACACTTACGGTCATCAACAGGGAGATGAATGTCTGCAAAAAGTCGCTCAAGCACTAACTACCGTCTTAAAAAGATCCGCTGATATTTTAGCTCGTTATGGAGGAGAAGAATTCACGGTAATTCTGCCCCAAACACCTAAGTTTGGGGCAATTCAAGTTGCTGAAGCCATGAGAGTTGCCGTCAAAAAATTAAACATTCCTCATCTCAATTCCACCGTCAACTCCATTGTTACCATTAGCGTCGGTGTAGCTAGTACAGTCCCCAACTCACAAGATGCTCCTCGTTTGCTGTTAGAAGCTGCCGATTTAGCTTTATATAAAGCTAAAGGGCGAGGTCGAGACTGCGTTGCTGTTTATCCAGAAGCTATTTCTCATTCAAAAGATCGGCAAGAGCTTGAGCTTCGCTGGGTTCAACGTCTACAGTCAGCTATCAAAAATAATTTGTTTAGTCTCTATGCTCAAGCTATAACTCCCTTGGAAACAAACGACCAAAAACGGTATTTTGAAATTCTCTTGCGTCTTACGGATGAAGATGGACAAATTATTAGCCCCAATGTTTTTTTAGATATTGCCAACCGTAATTTTTTAATGCCTGATATTGATACCTGGGTGATTAATACTTTATTAGAGACGCTGGCAGTTAATAAAGATCCGACACATTGGCAAAATCATCGCTTTGCCGTCAATCTTTCGGGTGCATCTTTAAATCAAGAATCATTTTTAGAATTTCTCTCGCAAAGACTAGCTGATTATCATCTTCCCCCTGACATATTTTGCTTTGAAATTACCGAAACTGTAGCTATTGCTGAACTTAGCAAAGTTGCCAACTTTATTACTTCTCTCAAAAAGTTAGGCTGTAGTTTTGCCTTAGATGACTTTGGTACGGGAATGTCTTCTTTGACTTATTTAAAAAACTTACCTGTAGATTATTTGAAAATAGATGGTTCTTTTATTAGAGAACTAAATAATGATAATTCCTCAAAAGTAATGGTAGAAGCGATTAATCATATAGCAGAGGGAATTGGGTTAAAAACTGTGGCTGAATTTGTGGAAAATCAGCATATTTTAGATACTGTCAGGGACTTGAAAATTGACTATGCACAAGGATTTCACTTAGGTCGTCCAGGGATTTTAATGAGCGTTATTGATTGA
- the mtnA gene encoding S-methyl-5-thioribose-1-phosphate isomerase, producing the protein MNLAANHIYPVLWSEDKVLLIDQTRLPGEYTMVEISRSSDMAQAIKTMIVRGAPAIGVAAAYGMYLGSREIKTSDRAKFLQHLEAVADLLRQTRPTAVNLFWAIARMLRTAYEEIGTIDEIKITLLETAQTIQAEDLATCQAIGDHGLTVLPQTLGKLRILTHCNAGSLATAGYGTALGVVRSAWREQRLERVYADETRPRLQGAKLTAWECVQEHIPVTVIADSMAAHCMQQKMIDLVVVGADRIAANGDAANKIGTYSLAIAAQAHQVPFYVAAPFSTIDFDLVSGSQIPIEERDAQEIYQINDIDICAKGAEFYNPAFDVTPASLITGIITEKGVIKPDFLIDHRRAVA; encoded by the coding sequence ATGAACCTAGCAGCAAATCATATTTATCCTGTCTTGTGGTCAGAAGATAAAGTATTATTAATCGATCAAACTCGTTTGCCAGGGGAATATACTATGGTTGAAATTAGCCGTAGCTCTGATATGGCGCAGGCAATTAAAACTATGATTGTGCGAGGTGCGCCAGCTATTGGAGTTGCAGCAGCTTATGGAATGTATTTGGGATCAAGAGAAATTAAGACAAGCGATCGCGCTAAGTTTTTGCAACATTTAGAAGCAGTAGCTGATTTATTACGCCAGACTCGTCCGACAGCAGTTAATTTGTTTTGGGCAATCGCGCGAATGTTAAGAACCGCCTATGAAGAAATTGGCACTATTGATGAGATAAAAATTACTCTACTCGAAACTGCCCAAACAATTCAAGCTGAAGACTTGGCAACCTGTCAGGCGATCGGCGATCATGGTTTGACGGTTTTGCCCCAAACGCTAGGGAAATTAAGAATTTTGACCCATTGTAATGCTGGTTCTCTGGCTACTGCTGGCTATGGTACTGCTTTAGGGGTAGTTCGCTCTGCTTGGCGAGAACAACGTCTGGAGAGAGTTTATGCCGACGAAACTCGCCCCCGCCTCCAGGGAGCAAAATTAACAGCTTGGGAATGTGTTCAAGAGCATATCCCTGTAACGGTGATTGCTGATAGTATGGCTGCTCACTGTATGCAGCAAAAGATGATTGACCTAGTGGTAGTGGGGGCGGATCGAATTGCTGCCAATGGGGATGCTGCAAATAAGATTGGCACTTATTCACTGGCGATCGCAGCCCAGGCTCATCAAGTTCCTTTTTACGTTGCTGCACCCTTTTCGACAATCGATTTTGACTTAGTTAGCGGTAGTCAAATTCCGATTGAAGAAAGAGATGCTCAAGAAATATATCAGATTAATGATATTGATATTTGTGCCAAAGGTGCAGAGTTTTACAACCCTGCTTTTGATGTCACCCCTGCCAGTTTAATCACGGGGATTATTACCGAAAAAGGAGTGATTAAACCTGACTTTTTAATCGATCATCGTCGTGCTGTAGCTTAA
- a CDS encoding protochlorophyllide reductase, whose translation MVEKQSTVVVTGASSGVGLYAAKALAQRGWHVVMACRNLPKTEQVAAEVGIPKDKYSIIQLDLASLDSVRQFVADFRATGKSLDALVCNAAVYLPLEKEPQRSKEGYELSVATNHLGHFLLCNLMLEDLQKSSAPEKRLVILGTVTANPKELGGKIPIPAPPNLGDLKGMEEGFKAPITMIDGKKFKPGKAYKDSKLCNMLTMRELHDRYHQSTGIVFNALYPGCVAETGLFRNHYSLFRTIFPWFQKNVTKGYVTEELAGERVAKVVADSGFNESGVYYSWGNRQQEDRAAFKQEISNEAMDDNKGNRLWELSEKLVGLN comes from the coding sequence ATGGTAGAAAAGCAATCAACCGTTGTCGTAACAGGGGCATCTTCTGGAGTTGGCTTGTATGCTGCCAAAGCTCTAGCCCAAAGAGGCTGGCACGTAGTCATGGCTTGCCGTAATTTGCCTAAAACCGAACAGGTGGCAGCAGAAGTAGGTATACCTAAAGACAAATATAGTATTATTCAGCTTGATTTAGCCTCTTTAGACAGTGTGCGTCAGTTCGTAGCCGATTTTCGCGCTACTGGTAAATCTCTCGATGCTTTGGTATGTAATGCTGCCGTTTATCTTCCTTTAGAAAAAGAACCCCAGCGCAGCAAAGAAGGTTATGAGTTAAGCGTTGCTACTAATCATTTAGGACACTTTCTCTTATGTAACTTAATGCTGGAAGATTTACAAAAGTCCTCCGCGCCAGAAAAAAGACTGGTAATTTTAGGTACTGTTACCGCGAACCCGAAAGAATTGGGAGGTAAAATTCCTATTCCCGCACCTCCTAACTTGGGGGACTTAAAAGGTATGGAAGAGGGTTTTAAAGCACCTATTACTATGATTGATGGTAAGAAGTTTAAGCCTGGAAAAGCCTATAAAGATAGTAAGCTTTGTAATATGCTGACGATGCGAGAATTGCACGATCGCTATCATCAGTCTACAGGAATTGTTTTCAATGCTCTTTATCCTGGTTGTGTAGCCGAAACTGGCTTATTCCGCAATCACTATTCCTTGTTTCGGACTATTTTTCCTTGGTTTCAGAAAAACGTAACTAAAGGCTATGTTACAGAGGAGTTAGCGGGAGAAAGAGTCGCTAAAGTTGTCGCCGATTCTGGATTTAATGAGTCTGGAGTTTACTATAGTTGGGGAAATCGTCAGCAGGAAGATCGCGCAGCCTTTAAGCAAGAAATTTCTAATGAGGCAATGGATGACAATAAAGGTAATCGTCTTTGGGAATTAAGCGAAAAACTGGTGGGATTAAACTGA